CAGCCGTGCTAGATTTTGCTGGTTGGTTAGACAGCATGACTGGTTTTATGTCGCAGATGTATAAATCAAATCTGTAGAAACACGGACATTCAATGTCAATTTTTTTACTTTCCAAAACAACTCTCAATGACGCGAGTGGCAGATAGGTAGCGAGATGGCCAACCGCAACAATGTTTTGTGTCATTGTCGCGGTTGTGGCTATGAGTGTCCTAACCACCTAAAAGATAATTCAACTGAATTTGAATGTTTGTAGTTGAACCCGCAACTAGGACAGCCGCATCGTTAAACCTGGGTGGACCAGTCCGGATAACTGGATTTTCAGAAAATCCAAATCCTTCAATTGGAATTCCCAAACCATTTCGATTTGCTTTGTTGTCCTTATTGGTATCATGGAGAACAGCAACAGCATAACTGCCTGGTTGTAAATTCTTAAAGGTAACGGACAATGGCGTTGCTGCGATCGCTACACACTGACTTTGTATAGCGCTGGAACTGTTGCTCGGAAAGCCTCTACTACTTGCAAATAAACTTAAACAAACTTGCCCTTGTCGGTTTTTCAATCCATTAATCTCAACGGTTAACTGACTCTTTTGTGTGAGTCGGGCAAAGGATGGACTCGCTATTCCTCCAATCACTGGAAATATCAGGGCAATAGCTAGAAATTTCAGCATCGGTTGTCTTACTTTTATTTCTTTTGCATTGAGGATAGCGGGCAATTTATTAGATTTGTGCATTAGCATCTCCTTTACATGGTTTTTATATTTTTCTGTCTAACGCTCGGTAGTTTAAAAGCATAACTCTTAAAATTACCTACCAAACGCTCAGTAGTAGGTAGGGCTATGCCGCACACAAGCTTTATATGGTGGGCAATGCCCACCCTACAAAGATCGGTAATTTGAGAGCGGACAGGGAGTCATCACTCAGTTCAACATTGCAAAAACGCCTATCACACAAAGATGATAGGCGTTTCTAGACTCTTTCTAATGCAAAATTCCCCCGCACCACAGGCATGAGGGACTCTGATATTTAGGGAGCTGGGGGGAACAAAATATTTGCGCTGGGCAACCCTGCGAGCAAATCAGCTGATGGGAGTCCACCTGCAAGTCCACTTAATAAATCTAGGGTTGGTATCCCACTAGCTGAAATTAAACCACCTTGTACGTCGAGTATTTCCCGTTCTGTAAGTTGGTCAAGGAAAGTTTCAGAATCGTGGAAAAGCTCAGAGCCAGCCGAGTTTAAATCGGAGATATTAATATTAGCCATATTTCCTCTTTAGATTTTTTACAACAAAAGAAATGTGTGTCTGAATCACTTATATTATGTCCTGAAAAGGCTTATAAATTAAGAGACTGTGTAACATCCTTTAGAAAAAAAGCACTGAATTTTTAACACTTTAATGATTGTTTGGAAGCTGATTTTAGTTTCTGCATTTGCGGATAAAACAACATTATAGGTGTCAAAGAACTAGCTTTAAACAGTCTCTTTTAAAAAGAAATAAATGATAGAATTATTTCTAATTTTTTAATGAAGGAAGAAGGAAGAGAAATTAATATTATTCCCTCTTCCCTCTTCCTTCTTCCTTATTTCGGTCATCATGCAAAATCTCCAAGACGACCCCATATTAGTATACGTTTATAGGGAAAAAAGAACGGGTTTTCATCTTCTAGATACTTCATCAACTTCTCTCGATACCTTTGTAAAAAACGCTCGTATGTTTCTGTATCTAGTTGTTGCTCATAAGTAGTCAGTAATGTTCCACGATACCACTCTATAACTGCTTCTCGTGATGGTAATACGTGTCCGTATATTTGCAACCTCACAAATTGTTCTACAAACCCCAATTTATAAAGCAACCGCGCATACTTTTCTGGTGATAGCACCTCTAAGCGCTGTACATATCCCCTCAGTTCTTGACTAAATTCCTGTGCTACTTCTGCAGCTACAGTGTGTACTGGTTCTGAATCCATTGCAGGAACTTGTACAGCAAGTTGTCCGCCTAACTGCAGTTTTGCACGTAACTTTTCAAATAATGCCTCGTGTCCTGTTACCCACTGCAAAGCAGCATTAGAAAACACTAAATCAAATTTGCCCTGTACGGAGTTTTCTTCAATACGTCCTTGCTCAAAGCACAACCCGTGTCCCTCAAACTGACGTGCTGCTTGCAACATGTTCTCTGAAGCATCCAACCCGATTGTCTCTCGTGCTGCTGTTTTTTCATGTAAGTATTTTGTCAACTTTCCCGTTCCACAACCAAGATCTAAAACTCGCATACCTTCTTGGCTGCGTACCATATTGACTAAGTCATAGAATGGGCGGCTTCTTTCTGCTTGAAATTTTTCATACTGAGTTGGATTCCATGTATCACTAGTTACCATATTTTTCCTACCTCAGAGCATGGAGCGTCACAAACTTATTTCTGCAACATCATCATCTTCATCCACATTAATATTTAGATTTTTACTCACAGAAGTGGGTTTAAAATCATTACCATGAATGAGTTGCTTAAAAGTAAAACTAGGATTTTGGTAGAGAACATTCACGACACTAATAAAATCTCGTACAATTTCACCTGGAGTGAGCAATGCTTCTGCACCCAAACGACTGACAATTTCTTGGACAAACTCTTTCAAGTCTCGATTTGATAAAGTTTTTTCATAACCATAATTAAAAGCATGAATCTCAGCTAATCTTTGCAAAAGCGTGAGAACTTCCTCTTCTACAAGCGGATGAAGCCGCAGCACGGGTCCCAAAAATTCCTGCACGCCTGCTTGTGACACAAAACGACTTTCTTTTGTACGTCTTCGCCAAGCAGAATCAGAAAAAAGTCCCCGATTTGGATCTTCTAAAAATCTTGTCGTTCCACCAATAATAATACCGAGATGTTCTGCCTTACATTGCATGGTGTCGTTAAACATTCCCAGCAATCTGTTGTAATTTTTCTCACGAGTAACGCTAGTCGGTATTTTGTACAAATACACAGCTTCATCAAGCAGAACAATAAGCCCTTTATAACCAATTTCAGCGACAAACTTAGCCAACAACTTAACGTAGTCATACCACGTTTCGTCATCAATAATGACACGAACGCCTAAAGCTGCTTTTGCCTCAATTTTTGTAGTAAATTCTCCCCGCAACCATTTGAGGGCAGCATTCTTTAAATTATCCTCATCTAAACGGTAGCCCCGCCAGTAGGCAACAATAACGCTACCAAAATCAAAACCGTGAACTAAATCTTCAATATACTGAACAACCTCTCGGATTTTTTCTTCAACTTTGTCATCAAAACCTTCATCATTGGGACGCATTCCAGTTTCTTTTGCCACCTCTTGTTGGATTTTGTTAATCCATCCTTCTAAAACAGAAACTAAAGCACCACCATCAGGGCGAGTTTTTGTAGCTAGGTGACTCATTAATTCTCGATAAGTTGACAAGCCTTCGTTGTTACTTCCTGCAAGCCGACGTTCTAAGGATAAATCGGCATCAGCCACTACAAAACCTTGCTCCATAGCATAGCTGCGGACTAACTGCAGCATGAAGCTTTTCCCAGAACCATAGTTCCCAATCACAAAGCGAAACGCTGCTATACCTTCGGCTATATCATTAAGATTTTGCAATAAACTTTTCAGTTCTTTTTCTCTCCCAACTGCTATATGCTCTAAACCGACTCTTGGTACTACCCCCGCACCAAGAGAGTTCATTAAAGCAGTAGATACTTTTTTTGATATTTTCAGCTTTGCCATATAAATCACCTCGTTCTATTCTCGTTGTTTGGCTTAGCTCCAGATACGAGAATATAAATATGTAGATGCATTTAATTTCTTGAGGTTTGCCTAGCCATTATATCTTGGTGGATTGCGATCGCTTTTCTGACATCTCTTATGTACTCTTGATAAATCGCAGGATTATCTGATGCTGTATCAATTAACAGTTCACCAATTGTATCTCGAGCGAGTTCGTTGATGGAGTCAATTAGCAGATTTGGCATTGTAATGTTGTCTTCTGCGATCTTTTTTATTGTAGGATTGGGATTCTCCTGTTCTAGTATAGCTTTTAAAACCTGAATTTCATAATTTGGTAACTGTTCTACGAATTTAGCCCATTCTTCAGATAAATCTTCTGAATTATCTGCTAAAATATTCACTGGTTCTAAAGAATCCATTAATTCAGAAAAGGGGAAAAACTCTGCTTCTCTGTCTTGTTCATTGTTATCAAATAATGGATCGGAAGTTAAAGTTTCCATCTGTTGGAGCAACTCCCAAACTTGGTTTTGTAACTGGTCGCGTTCCTCTAAAAGTAATGAAACTTGTCCTTGTAACTGTTCTAGTTCTTTTCGTTGCTCCATGAGTTCCGCATGCAAAGAATTTAAGCTAGCTTCTATGCTTTCTCGCTCAGCTTTTTTAGCTGTGAGTACTTGAGATTGCTGTTGTTCTTGCACTTCCATCTCATGAATTTCACTTCGCAACTCATACAATTTTTCTTCTAGTTGCGGCTTCAGCCTGTATATAAGGGTAATACTACTTTCTAGTTCTTGTTTTTGTTGTTGGAGTTCAAGAAGCTGATTTTGTAACTGTGCTATCTCACCACGAGACACATTACAATTTAATTCTAAACGTCGCTTTTCTGTATTGAGAGCAGAAAAAGAATGATTCAAGTCTGTTTTTGTTTGATCTAGTGTATGTAGCTGGTTTTGAAGATAATGAATTTCTGATTCTAACTGTTGTTTTTCTATAAAAAAAGAGCTAAGCTCTCGATGGAGGCTATCTCTCTGAGTGCGACGTTCTACAAGCTGATTTTGTAATTTACTTGATTCCGAATATAGTAAAGCGTTGTGTGCTTCAAGTTGCTTAATATCTGAAACAATGCGAAATTTAAGCCCCTCAAGTTCTTGAATTCTCCTTTGGAGAGAATCCAAAACAAGCATTTCATTGTTTCGGCGTCGTTTATCTACAAAAAATGCAGCTAGATAGGTTGCAGGTACAGTGACTAAACCTGTAAGAAAGGCTTTATTAAAATCCCAACTCAGGAAGAGGCTGAGACTAAAGCTCACACTAAAGGCAATTATACCTATAATGAACCGATTACTGTTCATAGTTGATTGGTTACTGCTGATTTTTAACATAAAAAAGAGGATTGGTCACTGGTCACTGGTCACTAGATATTGCCAAATCTGATTTTAAGAAGTCAACAAATTGCCGCGCCGTCCTTCCGGAACGACCGTTATGACGGGTCGCCCATTGTAAAGCTTGACGTTCTAAATCCTCTTGAGATATATCAATTTCAGCTTTGAGTGCCAAATGATGGACAATTTGCAAGTAAGTTTTTTGATTGGCAGGTTCAAAAGTCAAGGTCAAACCAAAGCGATCGCTAAAAGAAAGCTTTTCCTGCATGGTATCCCACGCATGAATTTCGTCATTTTCCTTAGGAGACGGTCTATCGGCAAAAAATTCGCGAATTAAGTGACGGCGGTTGGATGTGGCATATACGACGACATTTTGGGGTCTTGCTGTCAAGTTCCCCTCTAAAACCACTTTGAGTGCTTTAAAAACATCATCATCTTCCTCAAAAGAAAGGTCGTCCACAAAAATAATAAATTTTTGTGGCAAACCGCGTAACTGTTCCACAATTTTTGGTAAGTCCTTTAATTCAGATTTCGTTACTTCCACCAAGCGTAAGTTCTGCTTGCCATATTCATTTAACAAAGCTTTGACTAGAGAAGATTTTCCCGAACCACGACTCCCATACAGCAGTACGTGCAAGGGTACCTGTCCTGACAATAAAAACTCAGTATTTTTTAACAAAGCTTCCTTTTGAGCCTCATAACCAGTCAATTGATTCAAACGAATTGGATCGGGATGGTATATTCCAACAAACTGTCCTGCCTCCCAGCGCAAAGCTTGACACTCTGCAAACAAACCAGTACCGGATTTACGATAATATACAGCCAATTCTTCTACTGCGTCAGCCCAATTTTCTAAATGTTGTAGTTTTTCTCTGATGGATAATTCGTTATTTACCACCGCCTCCTCTGGCTCCACATACCACACGACTGGTGATATAGGTAAATATGCTCCAGTTTGCACCCACTGGCTTAAAGTCGCGCTACTGCATTCATAAAGACTTTGCAGCGCTTGTAAATCGTGCTCTGCTGCTGCTATCAAAGAATATGGCAGCCTCTCGAATTCTTGCTTTTGAGCAAGTCGAGAGAAAGGATTGTCATCTCTCAGGATTTGAGTCACGAGATAATCTTCCCAGTTTTGACTTCTTGCAGCTAAGCATTTGAAGTAACTGCCGTAGGCTTGAAGACAACCTCGCGCATCCGCATCAATATAGCGTATAGCTTGCAACAAATCAAGAAACGCTTTCCCGGCTTCGTTTTGGAGAACAGATTGGTAGAGTAAAAGAGATGCTGCTTGGCGTTGGAGGAATTGAACCTTTGCAACTACTTGATTATCCATCAATTAATACCATTTTGGATGAGTGGATTTTGGATTGAGAAAGTCTTATCAGGACTTAATTTCAGCCAACTATCTATCACATTCTTTTTTCAGTTTGGTATATTAGTAGTGGTGTGGGTTGAGAGTTATGGTAGATTTTCTACCAATGCTTGCAGCAAAATCAAAATCTACACAGGTTTTAATAATGACTTTAGGTATTGTTGCAGCCCTTGCCTATGGCATTTTAGTCATTCTTGGTGGTATGATTGGCTACTTTAAGAGTAATAG
This genomic interval from Scytonema hofmannii PCC 7110 contains the following:
- a CDS encoding DUF2141 domain-containing protein, translating into MHKSNKLPAILNAKEIKVRQPMLKFLAIALIFPVIGGIASPSFARLTQKSQLTVEINGLKNRQGQVCLSLFASSRGFPSNSSSAIQSQCVAIAATPLSVTFKNLQPGSYAVAVLHDTNKDNKANRNGLGIPIEGFGFSENPVIRTGPPRFNDAAVLVAGSTTNIQIQLNYLLGG
- a CDS encoding methyltransferase domain-containing protein, with protein sequence MVTSDTWNPTQYEKFQAERSRPFYDLVNMVRSQEGMRVLDLGCGTGKLTKYLHEKTAARETIGLDASENMLQAARQFEGHGLCFEQGRIEENSVQGKFDLVFSNAALQWVTGHEALFEKLRAKLQLGGQLAVQVPAMDSEPVHTVAAEVAQEFSQELRGYVQRLEVLSPEKYARLLYKLGFVEQFVRLQIYGHVLPSREAVIEWYRGTLLTTYEQQLDTETYERFLQRYREKLMKYLEDENPFFFPYKRILIWGRLGDFA
- a CDS encoding ATP-binding protein, with the translated sequence MAKLKISKKVSTALMNSLGAGVVPRVGLEHIAVGREKELKSLLQNLNDIAEGIAAFRFVIGNYGSGKSFMLQLVRSYAMEQGFVVADADLSLERRLAGSNNEGLSTYRELMSHLATKTRPDGGALVSVLEGWINKIQQEVAKETGMRPNDEGFDDKVEEKIREVVQYIEDLVHGFDFGSVIVAYWRGYRLDEDNLKNAALKWLRGEFTTKIEAKAALGVRVIIDDETWYDYVKLLAKFVAEIGYKGLIVLLDEAVYLYKIPTSVTREKNYNRLLGMFNDTMQCKAEHLGIIIGGTTRFLEDPNRGLFSDSAWRRRTKESRFVSQAGVQEFLGPVLRLHPLVEEEVLTLLQRLAEIHAFNYGYEKTLSNRDLKEFVQEIVSRLGAEALLTPGEIVRDFISVVNVLYQNPSFTFKQLIHGNDFKPTSVSKNLNINVDEDDDVAEISL
- a CDS encoding tellurite resistance TerB C-terminal domain-containing protein, translating into MNSNRFIIGIIAFSVSFSLSLFLSWDFNKAFLTGLVTVPATYLAAFFVDKRRRNNEMLVLDSLQRRIQELEGLKFRIVSDIKQLEAHNALLYSESSKLQNQLVERRTQRDSLHRELSSFFIEKQQLESEIHYLQNQLHTLDQTKTDLNHSFSALNTEKRRLELNCNVSRGEIAQLQNQLLELQQQKQELESSITLIYRLKPQLEEKLYELRSEIHEMEVQEQQQSQVLTAKKAERESIEASLNSLHAELMEQRKELEQLQGQVSLLLEERDQLQNQVWELLQQMETLTSDPLFDNNEQDREAEFFPFSELMDSLEPVNILADNSEDLSEEWAKFVEQLPNYEIQVLKAILEQENPNPTIKKIAEDNITMPNLLIDSINELARDTIGELLIDTASDNPAIYQEYIRDVRKAIAIHQDIMARQTSRN
- a CDS encoding ATP-binding protein — encoded protein: MDNQVVAKVQFLQRQAASLLLYQSVLQNEAGKAFLDLLQAIRYIDADARGCLQAYGSYFKCLAARSQNWEDYLVTQILRDDNPFSRLAQKQEFERLPYSLIAAAEHDLQALQSLYECSSATLSQWVQTGAYLPISPVVWYVEPEEAVVNNELSIREKLQHLENWADAVEELAVYYRKSGTGLFAECQALRWEAGQFVGIYHPDPIRLNQLTGYEAQKEALLKNTEFLLSGQVPLHVLLYGSRGSGKSSLVKALLNEYGKQNLRLVEVTKSELKDLPKIVEQLRGLPQKFIIFVDDLSFEEDDDVFKALKVVLEGNLTARPQNVVVYATSNRRHLIREFFADRPSPKENDEIHAWDTMQEKLSFSDRFGLTLTFEPANQKTYLQIVHHLALKAEIDISQEDLERQALQWATRHNGRSGRTARQFVDFLKSDLAISSDQ